In the Palaeococcus pacificus DY20341 genome, one interval contains:
- a CDS encoding Lrp/AsnC family transcriptional regulator has product MLKLDDLDRAIIKLLKSDARLTISEISSKLGKPESTIHFRIKKLQEKGIIEKYSIILGDEIKPKHTAFLVLRVEKPVIEDFLERYLEYITKTLSMLPNVLAVAKSKEDYIIALVGEETQEKLERFIEDNIKTIPTLKEVIVLPVREFKKGADLIGFLAEI; this is encoded by the coding sequence ATGTTAAAACTTGATGATTTAGACAGAGCAATAATAAAGCTCCTAAAAAGCGATGCGAGGCTAACAATCTCCGAAATAAGCTCCAAATTGGGCAAGCCCGAGTCAACTATCCACTTTAGGATCAAAAAGCTCCAAGAAAAGGGAATTATCGAGAAGTATAGCATAATTCTTGGAGACGAGATAAAGCCGAAACATACTGCTTTTCTAGTGCTGAGAGTTGAGAAACCTGTAATTGAAGACTTCTTAGAGCGTTATCTCGAGTATATAACAAAGACATTATCAATGCTACCAAATGTTTTAGCGGTGGCAAAGAGTAAAGAGGATTATATAATTGCACTGGTTGGGGAAGAAACACAAGAAAAGCTTGAACGCTTCATTGAAGACAACATAAAAACAATACCTACATTGAAAGAAGTCATCGTTCTCCCAGTTAGAGAGTTCAAGAAGGGAGCGGATTTAATAGGATTTTTAGCGGAGATTTGA